The DNA segment ATTCAGTTTGATCTGACCTAGGCTGATCCGTATATGACCTTGTATTCTCATTCAAGACCTGGTGGGGAATCCCTACCAGAAGAAGATCCTGTAGGCGAGGCAGTaactaaggaaaaaaaaaagccagTAATCCCTAAGAATCTCTTATCCTTTTCCCTGGGAACGAGGACTGAGTTCCAGAATTCAGGAAAGCACTAAAACCGGAGATTGAGCTCCTCTAAATCCGATAAATCCGAAGTCAGGAGTTAACTCCTTCGAAATAGTAGTTTCCCCGGGAGAGAGTTCCATTGACTTACCGATGCAGCAAAGAAGGAAATAGTCTGATATCGTTCGTGAGAAATAGCCATTCTTTACTCTTCATTCGCGGGAAGGTAGTTATGAGGCATAGCTTAGGGGGAATGCTAGAGGAGGAAAAGGTCTTTATTCTCTCTTTCAGTAAAGACCAATCGTAGGCAGGGGTTACGTGGTAGTAATTAGTCCTACTAGCCCTACTGAAAGAAAGTTTACATGTTGGGCCAGGCATAGTTTACTTACTAAGCCCGATAAGACCTCTTACTATTACTAGCTAGACTGTTTACCTACCAATAGACAGGCATGCGCATACTGGTTTACCTAGACTTAAGACTGTGAGATTCTATTCTTAGCCATATTCTTAGATATTTCCTAGGAGAAAAAAGCTCTATACACTGACTAGCGGAGATTGACCTTACCCGCATTGACTTACTTACCATACTGTACTTACCTTACTGCACAGACAATACAGAAGGTTTTTCCTTCTTTAATCTGTCCCTCATCTCTGTCTTCAATGTCAGGTCAACAAGTTCACTGCCCTAAACCTAATACAAGGACAGACTGTTCTAAGAGTTTCTTTGTGCATATCCCTATAAGAAGAAGTTGAATTAGGTAGTAGCTTCAGCGCTTTATACTCTCTCTCAAACCTGAACTAAGTCCAAACAGTTCCCTGTAAGAAAGCCTATCTCAGGATACTGACATCAAGAAGTTCCCTCTCCTAAACCTAATCTAAGGACACAGAGTTAACTAACAGACCTGTAAGAAACCTCATCTAAGTCCAATTCATTCCAATAGTTTATTAAGGTTTTCCTTTTTCTCTGTCTCAAATCTCTTTCATCCAAGTAACCCCAGATTTCCAGATATTAGGAACTACGGAATGAAGTCTTATTGGAACTAGCGGGACTCATACAATCTCAGGCTTTGGCTCGCTCCTCGCTTTTGTTCAATTAGAAATATAAGATAAGTACAAGTTTGATAGGGAATGAGCCCTCAAGAATGGGACGGCAGCGGACCGCACTCAGAGACAATTTGGGCTTCATCTTGGTTTCGGATGGCAAGATGCTTTGCCGTGCAAAATCTATGTTGTTGGCTACCTTCTTGTGGGCTAGTTGAGACTTGTCCTACTTGTTGGCTACGTTCAGCAGCTACAGAGCAGTCTTTCGAGTTCGGATTAGTTGATGGCTTGGTTTGAGCTTGGTGCACGGTTGAATGAGGTATTCAGGGGCGCGCTTCTTTCAGAGACTGAGTTATCAGCAAAACATCGGGATGCTAGGAAACTTCCAGTATATCCTTCTTAGTCTTTGGTTACCCATGTGAACCTACAGGACATGTTGGCAAAGAAAACGCCAAGTGGCAAGTGGTGAGGGGAAAAGCCTAAAGATCTGAAGCTGGATGCTAGCAGCAGGGGAAAGTAGATAGGCATTGCTTCCAAGGGAGGTTAATAACAGGGTTTCTACTTCAATACTGGACTACGGCTCAGTTAGAAGCTAATGTTGCTGAATCCCTTCCACGGCAGAAGTTCCCGGGATCAGTAGATCTTCAGCTCAGGGTGATTGGAGGATTGATTTACGGTTGCTTTGATCTATAGTACCTCTACCGGCTTGCGTAAGTCCAATATAACTCCAGAGAGCAAAGAAAGGAATCAACAGCAAGATCATCTTATGATCTTTGCGCCTACTTCATCTTACTTAGGCTTCGGGAAGTTAATAAAGACTTTAATTAGGTCTGGCAACGCATTCTATATCTCTTTTTAAGTCGAATGCAGGTATGAAACTAGAATGAACTCCTGTACGGCGGCGTATTAGCCTAAGCAGCCGCTTGATTTAGTGTTACCCCTTAAACAGCATTTACTACGAAGTTGCTTCCCACGTAGGCTAAATAATAGGCTTATTTAGGTCTGGAGTCCCCGATCTCGGAAGGGATTGAACCATAAGGCTAGTCTTAGCAACAGCAAGAGAATGACTTACCTCCGGCTTCCTCGGTCGGGCTGGTAACACAACAGAAATAAGAAAGAGGAAGCTTCTATTCTGACTTTCTGGCCTAGCGCATTAAGAGCTTAGAAGGACTTAGATGACGGATGCTGTATAGCTGCTCTTTCGAGTTCGTAGTGCCTACTACCCAAATCTCAAATATATAGAAGAAGTCAAGGCCAGAAACATCAATTCAGACTTTCTTCCTTCTGAAAAAGATAAAGAGTCTGACTTCGTTTACCAGGCTGCCCTCTCCTTTGAAGATGAAACAGGGGCTTGAAAAAGACTTAGAAGAAGCTAACTTGTGATCTTTCTAAGAAAGGAAGGGCTTTCTTTCATACTTTACATTCCTGGGGAAACTCTATAGTTTAGTTTTTCATCCTTAGTTACAGCCTTTTCTGCCTTCTTATGGCTGATCCTACCTCCACATTCTGACCAGATTAGGCCTATAGCAGAAAGATCAAAGCTTAACTATCAAGACTATAGGTCCCACAAAGAAAAACTCCAAACTACCAATAAACCTAGACCTCAACCTTAAAGAACATAAAGGCTGAATGAGAAGGCAAAGCTAGCAGCCTCTAAGTCATTCTCAATCCCAGGGGCCAGTCAGAAGTTTCCGATTCCTATTTAGATAGTGTTGAAAGGCCTTCCTTTATGGATTCTTCTGTCTATTGAGTCCCCATCCAGTCAGCGACTGACTAAGATTCAGTCTCAAGCTCGGTATGAAATGCCACTCTTAGTGAGTAGGCTAGCTAGGACAGTTAAGACTTTGATCTTGATACTAGCCCCCCCCCATGAACAAAGTCCTGATATAAAAGCCTAAGATTCCTCTGTCTATATACACTGAGACGCCCTTTCAGTAGAAAACTTGTAAGTATTTATTTAGTTAGAGTCCAGCTGTGATTGAGACAGAAAAGAATGGTTTAGACTCCTATTTACCGGGTATTTAGAAAGGAAAGTCTTTGAAAGCCTTTACAGCAGTGGGATATGCAGCAGTAAATTTAAGTAAGTCAGGGATTTCCTTCTCCTCAGCTGTGTCGGATGCAACTGATGAAAGACCAGCAAGAAAGCAAGCATATATATGTATCTGAGGGATATTTTTTACATTTCCTATACATTGACTGTGCGTTACTAGTGAAAAGTTGTTTCGTATTCTTTTTTTGTAATTAGCatgttttaactttttttatctaacatttaagttttcaaaatattaattaatcactTTTAACATgtgtaaaaaatttatttcgtttatttttgaaaaactaaaaGATGAATTTAAACTACTTTAGTGaacaaaaaaaagcaaaaataaccGTTATTCTATGATTAATTCaaataaacaattaaattaAGAACAATAAAGCATTAAAGTAGATTAAACCATTCAGTACATGAACAGTCAAACAGAAACATTAAATTATTGCTTTGtaaaaccaaagtatttaaatatgatagaacagaagtataaataggatagataTGGCacgtttttaattaaatataacacATACTATTACGATatgtttaaattataataatataatattctgTGCTTTTATTAATATCTGGTTTAACTTAGAAGCATccgtaaagaaagaaaatgtctAGGGAAACGTATGTGGCATTGAACCCCCTAATGCCagcatattaaaatttttaaaagatatattagGGACAAAGAGAGCACATCGTTGGCGCTCGTCTCTCCTCTTGATATTCTCCAATAATCCCACCCCCTAGGGCTTGCAAATGGTTGGAACatccaagaagaacaaaaagaacatAAAGAAAGGGACCGTATCCGTTGAGTACCAATGTCCGCTGAATCTTCTTCTGTGTGACATGTGGGTTAAGATTGCCATGAATGTTGCACCGAATTCGATTCAGGATCTGTTCAACATGCAGGCAACTTGCAAAGTGTTTCTGGATGCAGCGAGGTCCGACTTTGTCTACAAGCATGCATCGATGCTGGAGTTACGGATTGCGTCCTTTTTATATTACGCTTGCCGGCCTGCAAAGAGGTTCATATATTGCTACGCGAGAGCAGAAAATCTGGTTGCTCTACTCTGGGTGGGGATGATTGATTTCTTCTGAGTTGGCCATTCCATCGGTGGAATGGAGACTCTAACTATGGCTGCAACAGAGGGTGACGTTGAAGCCTGTTACATGTGTGCGATGCTGCTACTATCTAAtggtaagaaaaatgaaaagctCATTCGAAGGGGACTTGAATTTTTTGAAACTGTATGTGCTTCTGGGGTAGTCGAAAGGTGCAGACAGGTGTTCAGTCAGTTATTCTAGCCGCGGTGGGTGGAGGTGAAACCGACAGATCCTGGACAACACGTGGTTTGTCTGTCAACAAGTTGCCCTACCCGCAACACCATGGGTGTTGTGGAAGATTTGTCCCGTGTCTCGTGTGTGCAATGACTGGCCATAATTTATGGTTTGTTTTTCTTATTGTGTTAAATTAAGATACTATTATAGTAGTACCGAGTACCGACTAAGTGACTATTGTTCAAATGTTATTAAGATACTAGGTGACTATTGTTATAAAATTTGCAGCTGATTTTAGAGGGATGTAATTCAAAATCCCAGCAATCAACGATGTTGTTTCGGTGTCATCATGAGCTGTGAGCCTAGCGCAAAAAGACAATACCACAATCGCAGGGCGCATACTCCATCTTCGATTCTTCTTTCTATTTCATCCAAAGCTTCCATTAATTGTGAATCGCACCAACCAAtccttttcaaattcaaaaatataggtACCTGCACTTCTTCATAATTGAATCAAAGTTGGTTTTGTATTCTTCATGTTGTGAAAAACATTACCTTCCTGCATCTTACGGCACTGAGCTTCAAATTGTGAAAGAGTTTACAATATAGATTATTGAGCTATTTCTATGATTATTCTTTATGTTGTGTTGATCTGAAATTGTGCTCTTCATAATTGCCGGCAAAAAgttttgtttctaattttggGGATCAAGGTTAGGGTAAACGTGAAAATCATAGTTTTAGGTTTTCAGGGGAATTGCGTGTTACTGCTGATGATAATGGTCAGAACTTCAATTTTGGTAGTCTTGATACACCAAGTGATGATGAAGAGGAAgatgatggtgatggtgatggaaaAGGTTCtagtgatggtgatgatgaaggTTTTGAGTTTATGAGCTCCTCTAATAGCAATGATAATCGTGCTTATGGAGAAAGTATTAGTAGAGTTGAAATTGATGAATATGAATTCAGACATCCTTTGGTTAAGGAAGTTTGTAGGTTGATTACATATAGGTCATCTTAGAACCCTAGACTTAAAGGATATTTCAGGTACTTGTTAAGAAGATTGAAGCCCCCACATGTTTGTGCTGTCTTATGCTCTCAAGAAGACGAACaaatttctttgaatttcttctaTTCGGTTGATCTGCAGTGGCGCTACAAACACGGCGCTATTGTTTACTATACATTGTTAGATGTTCTTAGCAAGACTAAATTGTGCCAGGGTGCTAAGCGAATTCTTAAGCTTATGTTGCGCTGTGGAATCAAATGTTCCTCTGAAGCTTTTAGCTATGTGATGGTGTCTTATAGTCGAGCAAGCATGTTGAGGTAAGCCATGCAAGTTTTGACCGTGATACAGAAAGCTGGATTTGAACTTAATTTATCTATATGTAACTTTGTTATCTATACTTTAGTTAAGGGTAGCAAATTGGAGAAGGCACTGAGATTCTTGATCAAGGGTTACTGTGATCTGAATCGAGTTAAAGATGCATTGGAGCTTATTGGGAAAATGCCATCCAAGGGATGTCCCCCTGACATGGTTAATTATTATACTGTGATGGCTTTCCACtgcaagaagaaaataattgaagaagtGAAGCTGCCGATGGAGAAAATGGTGGTGAATAGTGAATTAATTTCAGATCAGGTTACATATGATACACTTATTCACACGCTATCCAAGCATGGACATGCAGATGATGCTTTGGCTTACTTAAAAGAAGTAGAAGACAAGGGCTTCCACATTGATAAAGTTGGGCATAATGCAGTAGTTAACTCCTTTAGTAAGAATGGAAAAATAGATGAGATAAAGAGTTTAGTGAACGAGATGTACTCGAAGGGTTGTATTCCAAGTGTTGTGACATATATTGCTATTATTGATAGATTTTTTTGCATGGGGAAGATAGATGAAGTGAAAAAGATGTGGTAGCAGATGTACAAACATGGGTGCAAGCCAAATACCGTTTTATACACAATTTTGTTAAATGGCCTGTGTCACAATGGAAAATTGTTAGAGACAAAGGAGATGCTGAATATAGGTAAGAAGCATTGGTGGATGCCAAATGCCATAAGTTACAGCGTTGTGATGCATGGTTTTCGTAGGGAAGAAAACTTGTCCACAGCTTGTGA comes from the Arachis duranensis cultivar V14167 chromosome 7, aradu.V14167.gnm2.J7QH, whole genome shotgun sequence genome and includes:
- the LOC127740512 gene encoding uncharacterized protein LOC127740512 → MVGTSKKNKKNIKKGTVSVEYQCPLNLLLCDMWVKIAMNVAPNSIQDLFNMQATCKVFLDAARSDFVYKHASMLELRIASFLYYACRPAKRFIYCYARAENLVALLWVGMIDFF